A single genomic interval of Zunongwangia sp. HGR-M22 harbors:
- a CDS encoding DNA polymerase III subunit alpha produces MYLNCHSYFSLRYGTFSEKDLLKLAISNNTSFVALTDINNTSACLNFLKQAGDFPVKPLVGIDFRNGVDQQYVVIAKNRDGFRQMNAHLSGHLHAKKNFDQNAPILANCFVIYPFKKVQETNKTDFGENEFIGVSVRDLNKLKFSKYKKYTSKLVVLQPVSFRSKKDFNAHRLLRAIDNNTLLSKLPVEEQADPEDKMLSEEKLTEAFNEFPEILSNTEALAENCNVEFTFSKKQNNNLSKIEGKKADEFKLRKLCFENIEKRYPEATEKVYARLDKELTAIIKLGFVSYFLINYEIVKYARKKKYPVIGRGSGANSIVAYIIGITNVDPIELDLYFERFINENRSSPPDFDIDFSWKDREDVTRFIFDSFDNVALMGTYVTFKRRAVIRELGKVFGLPKAEIDKLSSGKFHVSSLDKMELLVLNYGNLIAGFPNYLSVHSGGILILEEEVFNYGATFLPPKNFQTIQIDMNIAEEVGIHKFDILAQRGLSKITDTLELIRQNQPEAFVENIDDIPKFKNDPKINDLLKIGDCMGVFYVESPAMRGLLTKLQTQDYMNLVAASSIIRPGISSGGMKEEYIKRHRNPERRKQGHPVMLEIMDDTYGIMVYQEDVMKVAHHFAGLSFDDADVLRRGMSGKKTSRGQMEKIEAQFRSNCKEKGYTQQITDEVWEQISSFAGYAFPKGHSASYAVESYQSLYLKKYFPLEFMVAVLNNGGGFYSVETYVQEIKNCGGNVHAPCINNSDHPNTIFDKNIYLGFGYIKELETRTVQQILENRQFFGYYKSLDDFIDRVEISIEQLRILLKVGAFRFTGKDKHQLLWEAYFRKIKSKKKTDQPRLFKIEHKEYTLPKFQYSMLVDAYDQIELLGFPLCSYFELLQQPVKQSVSVKQLKDFVGKKVRIYGKLICTKKTTTSNGKEMCFATFYDVNYNIFDTVQFPDNVAKYPLYNKGIYLCIGKVNKEFDYISIDADIIEFQKIQVDPRLVYSQFSA; encoded by the coding sequence ATGTACTTAAATTGTCATTCTTATTTTTCGTTGAGGTATGGTACTTTTTCTGAAAAGGATCTGCTGAAATTAGCAATATCTAATAATACCAGCTTTGTAGCCCTTACCGATATTAATAATACTTCTGCTTGTCTAAATTTTTTAAAACAGGCCGGGGATTTTCCTGTAAAACCGCTTGTAGGGATCGATTTTCGTAATGGTGTAGATCAGCAATATGTGGTGATCGCTAAAAATCGTGACGGATTTAGACAGATGAATGCTCATCTCTCAGGACATCTTCATGCTAAAAAGAATTTTGATCAAAATGCGCCAATATTAGCAAATTGCTTTGTGATCTATCCTTTTAAAAAAGTGCAGGAAACTAATAAAACTGATTTTGGAGAAAATGAATTCATCGGAGTTTCAGTACGTGATCTCAATAAACTGAAATTTTCGAAGTATAAAAAGTACACTTCAAAATTGGTGGTTTTGCAGCCTGTTTCTTTCCGAAGTAAAAAAGATTTTAACGCGCATCGATTATTGCGAGCTATCGATAATAATACATTGCTGAGTAAACTTCCGGTCGAAGAGCAGGCAGATCCTGAAGATAAAATGCTTTCCGAAGAAAAATTAACTGAAGCTTTTAATGAATTTCCTGAAATTTTATCGAATACTGAAGCGCTAGCTGAAAATTGTAATGTTGAATTTACTTTTAGTAAAAAGCAAAACAATAATTTATCGAAAATCGAAGGTAAAAAAGCTGATGAATTTAAGCTTAGAAAATTATGTTTTGAAAATATTGAAAAACGATATCCTGAAGCTACAGAAAAGGTTTATGCACGTTTGGATAAAGAGCTTACGGCGATTATAAAATTAGGTTTTGTTTCTTACTTTTTGATTAATTATGAGATTGTAAAATACGCCCGCAAAAAAAAATATCCGGTAATTGGGCGAGGAAGCGGTGCTAACTCGATCGTGGCTTATATTATTGGAATTACCAATGTAGATCCCATAGAACTGGATCTTTATTTTGAACGTTTTATTAACGAAAACCGAAGCTCACCACCAGATTTTGATATCGATTTCTCCTGGAAAGACCGTGAGGATGTTACTCGTTTTATTTTTGATAGTTTCGATAATGTAGCGCTAATGGGAACTTATGTTACCTTTAAGCGGCGTGCGGTAATCAGGGAATTAGGAAAGGTTTTTGGGCTTCCCAAAGCCGAGATCGATAAGCTTTCTTCGGGAAAATTTCATGTTTCCAGTTTAGATAAAATGGAACTTTTGGTCTTAAATTATGGAAATTTGATTGCTGGTTTTCCTAATTATTTAAGTGTACATTCTGGCGGAATTTTGATTCTGGAGGAAGAGGTTTTTAATTACGGAGCGACTTTTTTACCTCCTAAAAATTTCCAGACGATCCAGATCGATATGAATATTGCTGAAGAAGTTGGGATTCATAAATTCGACATTTTGGCGCAGCGAGGTTTGTCTAAAATCACCGATACTTTAGAGTTGATTCGGCAAAATCAGCCTGAAGCTTTTGTTGAAAATATCGATGATATTCCAAAATTCAAAAATGATCCAAAAATTAATGATCTTCTTAAGATTGGTGATTGTATGGGGGTTTTTTATGTAGAATCGCCTGCAATGCGAGGATTGCTAACCAAACTTCAAACTCAGGATTATATGAATCTTGTGGCGGCAAGTTCGATTATTCGACCGGGAATTTCCAGTGGCGGAATGAAAGAAGAGTATATCAAGCGACATCGTAATCCTGAAAGACGAAAGCAGGGACATCCGGTAATGTTAGAGATCATGGACGATACTTACGGAATTATGGTGTATCAGGAAGATGTGATGAAAGTAGCGCATCATTTTGCCGGTTTAAGTTTTGATGATGCCGATGTTTTGCGAAGAGGGATGAGTGGTAAGAAAACTTCAAGAGGACAAATGGAGAAGATTGAAGCGCAATTCCGCAGTAATTGTAAAGAGAAAGGCTATACACAACAGATCACCGATGAGGTTTGGGAACAGATTTCTTCGTTTGCCGGTTATGCTTTTCCTAAAGGTCATTCGGCTTCTTATGCGGTGGAAAGTTACCAAAGTTTATATCTGAAAAAATATTTTCCGTTAGAATTTATGGTGGCGGTGCTTAATAACGGTGGCGGATTTTATTCGGTTGAAACCTATGTTCAGGAAATAAAAAATTGTGGCGGGAATGTGCATGCTCCCTGCATTAATAACAGCGATCATCCCAATACGATTTTTGATAAAAATATTTACCTGGGCTTTGGATATATCAAAGAGCTGGAAACAAGAACGGTACAGCAAATTCTGGAGAATCGACAGTTTTTTGGGTATTATAAATCGCTGGATGATTTTATCGACAGGGTAGAAATTTCAATAGAGCAACTTAGGATTTTATTAAAAGTCGGGGCGTTTCGATTTACAGGGAAAGACAAACATCAACTGCTTTGGGAAGCTTATTTCAGAAAAATAAAATCAAAAAAGAAAACCGATCAGCCAAGACTTTTTAAAATCGAGCATAAAGAGTACACTTTGCCTAAATTTCAATATTCGATGTTAGTTGATGCTTACGATCAAATAGAGCTTTTGGGTTTTCCGTTATGTAGTTATTTTGAATTATTACAGCAGCCGGTAAAGCAATCTGTAAGTGTAAAACAGCTTAAAGATTTTGTAGGAAAAAAAGTAAGAATTTACGGGAAATTGATTTGTACGAAAAAAACAACAACTTCTAATGGCAAAGAAATGTGCTTTGCCACATTCTATGATGTAAACTATAATATTTTCGACACGGTACAGTTTCCAGATAATGTAGCGAAGTATCCATTATATAATAAAGGAATTTACCTATGTATAGGAAAAGTGAATAAGGAGTTTGATTATATTTCTATTGATGCTGATATCATCGAATTTCAGAAAATTCAGGTAGATCCTCGTTTAGTGTATTCTCAATTTAGTGCCTAA